From one Parambassis ranga chromosome 5, fParRan2.1, whole genome shotgun sequence genomic stretch:
- the LOC114436630 gene encoding calcium-binding and coiled-coil domain-containing protein 1-like, with protein MDKQPTVVFRNVGQMYFPQTRVECHYSLTSNHQWNSSDWIGIFEMGWSSVKQYYTYTWALVPEGYTEETDVNCCAHFCASYLPRPSPVEYQFVYVDKMGEVCAQSRPFSFCAPKPLEELETLKEEQDEEDGEEELLLVIPRAQLLQSRLEECLKKQADLQKTVDVAKKEMENEREDSRKVRRDWESEREAMKEEIVELRDNLRHSCDMLKNVEGKHNDVKYNQENLISELRELTAEKQDSQQQIKDLQDDIRVLTDKEKESNNELERLRERVKKMSCQMKHDEEKRKSLQLENEDALMEIRGLQERLENSEHVAENLRRELRELGTRQGHTHTELHQAQLQVAQLTLQLSEENLLLREERANWALEREAHKHAAEIDKKKLQDLSCEVQRKEEWLQEERVEREKVEVELGSERDYNKVLQRELQELRACLRRMQKEREEEKHDRQQWEQKLRIVPETKSNGTNSPCTSSCSSDDEHASSASSRSISSAVTSADTDFQSEDDSDSQDELKLHCETRVGEVKQLILPELVSPMLNELTDSPMW; from the exons ATGGACAAACAGCCCACTGTGGTGTTTCGAAATGTGGGACAAATGTACTTCCCCCAAACCAGGGTGGAGTGCCACTACAGTCTGACCTCCAACCATCAGTGGAACAGCAGTGACTGGATAGGCATTTTTGAG ATGGGCTGGTCTTCAGTCAAACAGTATTACACGTACACATGGGCTCTTGTTCCTGAAGGCTATACCGAGGAAACCGACGTTAACTGTTGTGCACATTTCTGTG CCTCCTACTTGCCACGCCCCAGTCCTGTGGAGTACCAGTTTGTGTATGTGGATAAgatgggggaggtgtgcgcccAAAGTCGTCCCTTCTCCTTCTGTGCCCCAAAGccactggaggagctggagactCTGAAGGAGGAACaagatgaggaggatggagaggaagagctgCTCCTGGTCATCCCCAgagctcagctgctgcag AGTCGGCTGGAGGAGTGCTTGAAAAAACAAGCAGATTTACAAAAAACTGTGGACGTGGCAAAAAAAGAGATGGAGaatgagagagaagacagcagaaAAGTGAGGCGTGACTGGGAGAGCGAAAGAGAAGCGATGAAGGAGGAGATCGTTGAGCTCAGAGACAACCTGAGACACAGCTGTGACATGCTGAAGAATGTGGAGGGAAAGCACAAT GATGTGAAATACAATCAGGAAAATCTGATCTCTGAGCTGAGAGAACTTACAGCTGAAAAACAAGACAGTCAGCAGCAAATCAAAGATCTGCAGGACGACATCAGGGTTCTGactgacaaagagaaagagtcAAACAACGAGCTGGAAAG GTTAAGGGAGAGAGTGAAGAAAATGTCTTGTCAGATGAAACATgatgaggagaagaggaagtcTCTGCAG TTGGAGAATGAGGATGCTTTGATGGAGATACGAGGGCTGCAGGAGCGTCTGGAGAACAGCGAGCATGTAGCTGAGAACCTGCGCAGGGAGCTGAGGGAGCTGGGAACCCGgcagggtcacacacacaccgagctccACCAAGCCCAGCTGCAGGTGGCCCAGCTGACCCTGCAGCTGTCCGAGGAGAACCTGCTCCTCAGGGAGGAGCGGGCCAACTGGGCTCTGGAAAGAgaggcacacaaacatgcagcagaa ATTGATAAAAAGAAGTTACAAGATCTGAGCTGTGAGgtgcagaggaaggaggagtgGCTCCAGGaggagagagtggagagagagaaagtagaAGTGGAGCTTGGGAGCGAGAGGGATTACAACAAG GTGctgcagagagagctgcaggagctgagggCCTGTCTGAGGAGgatgcagaaagaaagagaggaagagaagcatGACAGACAG CAGTGGGAGCAGAAGTTGAGGATTGTGCCAGAAACAAAATCAAACGGCACCAATTCCCCCTGTACCT CTTCCTGCTCTTCAGATGACGAGCACGCCTCTTCAGCTTCCTCCAGATCAATCAGTTCAGCCGTGACCTCTGCTGACACAGACTTTCAGAGTGAGGACGACTCTGACTCACAG GATGAGCTGAAGCTTCACTGTGAAACTCGCGTTGGTGAGGTGAAGCAGCTGATCCTACCAGAACTCGTCAGCCCCATGCTGAA TGAGCTGACTGACTCCCCCATGTGGTAA
- the LOC114436313 gene encoding single-strand selective monofunctional uracil DNA glycosylase, translating to MSDHNASAGEAGQLACRGGEQPLCGAQELGFKPANGTPSSRFLQAELELNTHLRGLTFSEPVRYIYNPLEYAWDTHRCYVEKYCRAGQRILFLGMNPGPFGMAQTGVPFGEVKSVVDWLKISGEVGRPQDEHPKRRILGLACTQSEVSGARFWGFFRKLCGEPTLFFQHCFVHNLCPLIFMSASGKNLTPPELLAAEREKLLALCDIALCQVVEALNVSMVIGVGRVAEQRARRALSAAGVNVQVEGIMHPSPRNPQANKGWEDVAKAKLAELGVLSLLNNSSLL from the exons ATGTCAGATCATAACGCGTCTGCAGGTGAGGCCGGACAGCTCGCCTGTCGGGGTGGAGAACAGCCCCTTTGTGGAGCACAGGAGCTGGGGTTTAAACCTGCAAACGGGACCCCGTCCTCCAGGTTCCTGCAGGCTGAACTGGAGCTCAACACCCACCTCCGCGGACTCACCTTCAGCGAGCCCGTCCGGTACATTTACAACCCGCTGGAGTACGCCTGGGACACACACCGCTGCTACGTGGAGAAGTACTGCCGGGCCGGACAAAGGATCCTTTTTCTGGGGATGAATCCCGGACCTTTCGGCATGGCGCAGACAGGA gTGCCATTTGGTGAGGTTAAGTCAGTTGTTGACTGGTTGAAGATTTCAGGGGAGGTTGGTCGTCCTCAGGACGAGCATCCAAAGAGACGGATCTTGGGCCTCGCCTGCACTCAGAGTGAAGTGAGTGGTGCACGCTTTTGGGGCTTCTTCAGGAAACTGTGTGGTGAGCCCACCCTGTTCTTTCAGCACTGTTTCGTACACAATCTGTGCCCACTAATCTTCATGAGTGCCAGTGGGAAGAATTTAACTCCCCCTGAGCTGCTTGCAGCTGAACGGGAGAAACTGCTTGCCCTGTGTGATATTGCGCTGTGCCAGGTGGTGGAGGCACTgaatgtctccatggtgattgGCGTTGGGAGGGTGGCAGAGCAGCGGGCGCGGCGAGCTTtgtctgctgcaggtgtcaATGTGCAAGTTGAGGGCATCATGCACCCGTCTCCCAGAAACCCACAGGCCAATAAGGGCTGGGAGGATGTAGCCAAAGCCAAGCTGGCAGAACTCGGTGTTCTATCACTGCTGAACAACTCGAGCCTCCTCTGA
- the LOC114436631 gene encoding retinoic acid receptor gamma-A-like isoform X2 has translation MFDCMEALGLAPRPLFDVSRQGSCMLSKAAPYFSGLDPFAWAGTSSVQSVETQSTSSEEMVPSSPSPPPPPRVYKPCFVCQDKSSGYHYGVSSCEGCKGFFRRSIQKNMVYTCHRDKNCQINKVTRNRCQYCRLQKCFEVGMSKEAVRNDRNKKKKDVKEEVVLPENYELSGELEELVKKVSKAHQETFPSLCQLGKYTTNSSADHRVQLDLGLWDKFSELSTKCIIKIVEFAKRLPGFTTLTIADQITLLKSACLDILMLRICTRYTPEQDTMTFSDGLTLNRTQMHNAGFGPLTDLVFAFAGQLLPLEMDDTETGLLSAICLICGDRMDLEEPEKVDKLQEPLLEALKIYTRRRRPNKPHMFPRMLMKVTDLRGISTKGAERAITLKTEIPGPMPPLIREMLENPDSFEDSSDSSDSAAATPPAIQAIKQEEKDESAFEEEEEEEEDDYWDEEKERGADSDGEPWGEASAGSQKKGTTGKTQ, from the exons CGGTGGAGACTCAGAgtaccagctcagaggagatgGTGCCCAGctctccttcacctccacctcctccccggGTCTACAAGCCGTGCTTTGTGTGCCAGGACAAGTCATCTGGTTATCACTACGGAGTGAGCTCTTGTGAGGGCTGCAAG GGTTTTTTCCGGCGCAGTATCCAGAAGAACATGGTGTACACCTGCCACCGTGACAAGAACTGTCAGATCAACAAAGTGACTCGCAACCGCTGCCAGTACTGTCGGCTGCAGAAGTGCTTTGAGGTTGGCATGTCCAAAGAAG cGGTGCGTAACgacagaaacaaaaagaagaaggacGTGAAGGAAGAGGTGGTGTTGCCAGAGAACTATGAGCTcagtggagagctggaggagctggttAAAAAAGTCAGCAAAGCACACCAAGAGACCTTCCCATCTCTGTGCCAGCTAGGAAAAtacaccaca aATTCAAGCGCTGACCACAGAGTGCAGCTGGACTTGGGCCTGTGGGATAAGTTCAGTGAGCTCTCCACTAAGTGCATTATAAAGATTGTGGAATTTGCCAAGCGGCTACCAGGCTTCACTACGCTCACCATCGCTGACCAGATCACCCTCCTCAAATCTGCATGTCTGGACATCCTG ATGCTGAGGATATGCACACGCTACACCCCTGAACAGGACACCATGACCTTCTCAGATGGCCTGACTCTCAACAGAACTCAGATGCACAATGCTGGCTTTGGTCCTCTCACAGACCTGGTGTTTGCCTTCGCTGGGCAGCTGCTACCTTTGGAGATGGACGACACAGAGACAGGGCTCCTCAGTGCCATCTGTCTTATCTGTGGAG ATCGTATGGACTTAGAGGAGCCAGAGAAGGTTGACAAGCTGCAGGAGCCACTGTTGGAGGCTCTCAAGATCTACACCCGCCGCAGACGCCCGAACAAGCCTCACATGTTTCCCCGCATGCTGATGAAAGTCACAGACCTCAGAGGAATCAGCACCAAAG gtgcagaacGAGCCATCACACTGAAGACGGAGATCCCAGGTCCCATGCCTCCTCTGATCAGGGAGATGCTGGAGAACCCAGACAGCTTCGAGGACAGCAGCGACTCAAGCGACAGCGCCGCAGCCACACCTCCCGCTATTCAAGCCATCAAGCAAGAAGAGAAGGACGAGTCGGCCttcgaggaggaagaggaggaggaagaagacgacTACTGGGATGAGGAGAAAGAGCGAGGGGCGGACAGTGATGGAGAGCCGTGGGGGGAGGCATCAGCTGGCAGCCAAAAGAAAGGCACGACAGGgaaaacacagtga